In one window of Streptomyces sp. FXJ1.172 DNA:
- the meaB gene encoding methylmalonyl Co-A mutase-associated GTPase MeaB, which translates to MAALDLDTYVKGVLDGRRALVARAITLVESTRPQHRSLAQELLTELLPHSGRARRIGVSGVPGVGKSTFIDAFGTLLTSLGHRVAVLAVDPSSTRTGGSILGDKTRMERLAADPNAFVRPSPSAGTLGGVAKATRESMVVMEAAGYDVILVETVGVGQSETAVAGMVDTFLLLTLARTGDQLQGIKKGVLELADVIAVNKADGPHERDARAAARELAGALRLMHGRDAVWTPPVLHCSAREPSGLDTVWERLEQHRTLLDSTGRLTAKRREQQVEWTWSMVRDELLGRLHAAPAVRQVAPGLEQRVRDGELTATRAAEHILAAFEGHPAARTDSSADD; encoded by the coding sequence ATGGCTGCGCTCGATCTCGACACCTATGTGAAGGGTGTGCTCGACGGGAGGCGGGCCCTGGTGGCCCGCGCCATCACCCTCGTCGAGTCCACCCGGCCCCAGCACCGGTCGCTGGCACAGGAGTTGCTCACCGAGCTGCTTCCGCACAGCGGCCGGGCGCGGCGGATCGGTGTGAGCGGGGTGCCGGGGGTCGGCAAGTCGACGTTCATCGACGCGTTCGGCACCCTGCTGACCTCGCTGGGCCACCGGGTCGCGGTCCTGGCCGTGGACCCCTCCTCCACCCGCACCGGCGGGTCGATCCTCGGCGACAAGACACGGATGGAACGCCTGGCGGCCGACCCGAACGCCTTCGTACGGCCCTCCCCCAGCGCGGGCACCCTGGGCGGGGTCGCGAAGGCCACCCGGGAGTCGATGGTGGTGATGGAGGCGGCGGGCTACGACGTGATCCTCGTGGAGACCGTCGGCGTGGGCCAGTCGGAGACGGCCGTCGCGGGCATGGTCGACACGTTCCTCCTGCTGACCCTGGCCCGCACCGGCGACCAGTTGCAGGGCATCAAGAAGGGCGTCCTGGAGCTGGCCGACGTCATCGCCGTCAACAAGGCGGACGGTCCGCACGAACGCGACGCGCGCGCGGCGGCCCGTGAACTGGCGGGCGCCCTGCGCCTGATGCACGGCAGGGACGCCGTGTGGACTCCGCCGGTACTGCACTGCAGCGCCCGCGAGCCGAGCGGCCTGGACACCGTGTGGGAACGCCTGGAACAGCACCGGACGCTGCTCGACTCCACCGGCCGTCTCACCGCCAAGCGCCGCGAGCAGCAGGTCGAGTGGACCTGGTCGATGGTCCGCGACGAGCTGCTGGGCCGCCTGCACGCGGCCCCGGCGGTCCGCCAGGTGGCGCCGGGCCTCGAACAGCGGGTCAGGGACGGCGAGTTGACGGCGACGCGGGCCGCGGAACACATTCTGGCGGCGTTCGAGGGACACCCGGCTGCGCGGACGGATTCTTCGGCGGACGACTGA
- a CDS encoding MMPL family transporter gives MNRPVLVLAAWIVGAIALIALAPSMGSSRDQEDFLPSHYESVRADRIQQNSFPQHESAAAILVFQRSDGGALTSGDKAAVARVTKALDGKHYNTFKNVVTAPGAVSRNGRVALASAYSTEKDLGADPVLDSVKKLRKDAGPLLGGTGLKLGVTGTAAQNVDANQATGDTDAMIMMATLLLIVVLLGIIFRSPLIAILPVVLIFLVFMMAQGLIATASHLFGLKADSGNGAILIVVLFGVGTDYILFLLFRYREHLRSGQAPKEALTQGVSRVGETIASAAGAVIVAFLALLLSTMSSMRALGPSLAICVALALAAALTLVPAAFSLLGTKAFWPSKAWQRSPKNRLGRKLGAATSRRPKLVAAISGAALVVLALCSLGFRANYDAGSSLPGNLESVRAMKDMEKAFAAGESDPSQVYVKAEGAGALDPSALAEFRRDMAAVHGVDQVSQAVLNPAGNVARYDVVLSYRPASSQAIDLVSGTLRDTVHTKAPKGTEAVLGGTTAVFADIKNAVNRDYQVVFPAAGVAIALILGLLLRGAVAPLYLIVSVGLGFGATLGSTVLVFQQLRDSSGLLFMLPIIVYLFVVAIGTDYNILLVARLREEIRRGRTPAEATRLAVSQSAPTISAAAVILAGTFGVLMLADNSMLQQMGFAVAFGILLTAFVMALLLVPTITTLLGARAWWPSGKAGARPRLPVADTDEDPDPTAEPVRV, from the coding sequence GTGAACCGTCCAGTGCTGGTCCTCGCAGCGTGGATCGTCGGGGCGATCGCCCTGATCGCGCTGGCACCCTCGATGGGCAGCAGCAGGGACCAGGAGGACTTCCTGCCCTCCCACTACGAGTCGGTGCGCGCCGACCGGATCCAGCAGAATTCCTTCCCGCAGCACGAGAGCGCGGCCGCGATCCTGGTCTTCCAGCGGTCGGACGGCGGCGCGCTGACGAGCGGTGACAAGGCCGCCGTGGCCCGGGTGACCAAGGCCCTGGACGGCAAGCACTACAACACCTTCAAGAACGTCGTCACCGCGCCCGGCGCGGTGTCGAGGAACGGCAGGGTCGCGCTCGCCAGCGCCTACTCCACCGAGAAGGACCTCGGCGCCGATCCCGTGCTGGACTCGGTGAAGAAGCTGCGCAAGGACGCCGGACCGCTGCTCGGGGGCACCGGTCTCAAGCTGGGCGTCACGGGGACGGCGGCCCAGAACGTGGACGCCAACCAGGCCACCGGCGACACGGACGCCATGATCATGATGGCCACGCTGCTGCTGATCGTCGTCCTGCTCGGCATCATCTTCCGCAGCCCGCTGATCGCGATCCTGCCGGTGGTGCTGATCTTCCTGGTGTTCATGATGGCGCAGGGGCTGATCGCCACGGCGAGCCATCTGTTCGGCCTGAAGGCCGACAGCGGCAACGGGGCGATCCTCATCGTGGTGCTGTTCGGTGTCGGCACCGACTACATCCTCTTCCTGCTCTTCCGTTACCGGGAGCACCTGCGGTCCGGCCAGGCCCCCAAGGAGGCGCTGACCCAGGGGGTGTCGCGGGTCGGCGAGACCATCGCCTCGGCGGCCGGAGCGGTGATCGTGGCCTTCCTCGCCCTGCTGCTGTCGACCATGAGCAGCATGCGCGCCCTCGGCCCCTCCCTCGCCATCTGCGTCGCGCTGGCGCTCGCCGCCGCCCTCACGCTGGTGCCCGCCGCCTTCTCGCTGCTGGGCACCAAGGCCTTCTGGCCGTCCAAGGCGTGGCAGCGCAGCCCGAAGAACCGGCTGGGCCGCAAGCTCGGCGCGGCCACCTCGCGGCGCCCGAAGCTCGTCGCGGCGATCTCGGGCGCGGCGCTGGTGGTGCTCGCCCTGTGCTCCCTCGGCTTCCGGGCGAACTACGACGCCGGCAGCTCGCTGCCGGGCAACCTGGAATCCGTCCGGGCCATGAAGGACATGGAGAAGGCGTTCGCCGCCGGCGAGTCCGACCCCAGCCAGGTGTACGTCAAGGCCGAGGGCGCGGGCGCTCTGGACCCGTCCGCGCTGGCGGAGTTCCGCAGGGACATGGCCGCCGTGCACGGCGTCGACCAGGTCTCCCAGGCGGTGCTGAACCCGGCCGGGAACGTGGCCAGGTACGACGTGGTGCTCTCCTACCGGCCCGCGTCGAGCCAGGCCATCGACCTGGTCTCCGGCACCCTGCGCGACACCGTGCACACCAAGGCGCCGAAGGGCACCGAGGCGGTGCTCGGCGGCACCACGGCGGTGTTCGCCGACATCAAGAACGCGGTCAACCGGGACTACCAGGTCGTCTTCCCCGCGGCGGGCGTGGCCATCGCCCTCATCCTGGGGCTGCTGCTGCGCGGCGCCGTGGCACCGCTCTACCTGATCGTCTCGGTCGGCCTGGGCTTCGGTGCGACCCTCGGCTCCACCGTCCTGGTCTTCCAGCAACTGCGGGACTCCAGCGGGCTGTTGTTCATGCTGCCGATCATCGTCTACCTCTTCGTGGTGGCGATCGGGACCGACTACAACATCCTCCTGGTGGCCCGCCTGCGCGAGGAGATACGCAGAGGCCGGACCCCCGCGGAGGCCACGCGGCTCGCGGTGTCGCAGTCCGCGCCGACGATCAGCGCCGCCGCCGTGATCCTCGCCGGCACGTTCGGCGTGCTGATGCTGGCCGACAACTCGATGCTGCAGCAGATGGGTTTCGCCGTGGCGTTCGGCATCCTGCTGACCGCGTTCGTCATGGCCCTGCTGCTGGTGCCGACGATCACCACCCTGCTGGGCGCCCGTGCCTGGTGGCCGAGCGGGAAGGCCGGTGCGCGGCCCCGCCTCCCGGTGGCGGACACGGACGAGGACCCCGACCCCACGGCGGAGCCGGTGCGCGTCTGA
- a CDS encoding PIG-L deacetylase family protein, translating into MASTVLVVSPHLDDAVLSAGGRIHRLVSEGAHVTVFTVFAGIPEPPYSPIAEYFHYVWGLDTDPVEHRRREDQAAVALLGATPSYGSFLDAVYRRRPDGSWLVDMDQPAVQGHDVPEPALGPELETAVASLLGTLQPDLVLTCAAVGNHLDHRRARDAVAAAAAGKVPLYCWEDLPYGMREPDPPPLPAGAGFGPPVAETASERAWSAKYAAIGCYRSQHSMLWPPGTDVRELFDTHAAGRAGAHGADGRAEVFWPVEPGGA; encoded by the coding sequence ATGGCAAGCACCGTCCTCGTCGTCTCACCGCACCTGGACGACGCCGTGCTCTCCGCGGGCGGCCGGATCCACCGGCTCGTCTCCGAGGGCGCCCACGTCACCGTGTTCACCGTGTTCGCCGGCATCCCCGAGCCGCCGTACTCGCCGATCGCCGAGTACTTCCACTACGTCTGGGGCCTCGACACCGACCCGGTCGAGCACCGGCGCCGGGAGGACCAGGCCGCTGTGGCGCTGCTGGGTGCCACGCCCTCGTACGGCTCCTTCCTCGACGCCGTCTACCGGCGCCGCCCCGACGGCAGTTGGCTGGTCGACATGGACCAGCCGGCGGTCCAGGGCCATGACGTGCCCGAACCCGCCCTGGGGCCGGAGCTGGAGACCGCCGTCGCCTCGCTGCTGGGCACGCTCCAGCCGGACCTGGTCCTCACCTGCGCCGCCGTGGGCAACCACCTCGACCACCGCCGCGCCCGGGACGCGGTGGCGGCGGCCGCCGCCGGGAAGGTGCCGCTGTACTGCTGGGAGGACCTGCCCTACGGCATGCGCGAGCCGGACCCGCCCCCGCTGCCGGCCGGCGCGGGATTCGGGCCGCCCGTGGCCGAGACGGCGAGCGAGCGGGCCTGGTCGGCCAAGTACGCCGCCATCGGGTGCTACCGCTCCCAGCACAGCATGCTCTGGCCCCCCGGCACCGACGTCCGGGAGCTGTTCGACACCCACGCCGCCGGCCGGGCGGGCGCCCACGGCGCCGATGGCAGAGCCGAGGTGTTCTGGCCGGTGGAGCCGGGCGGGGCCTGA